Genomic segment of bacterium:
GGAAGGGCAACCATTACTCCAACCGGAAGCTCAAGGAAATGCTCGGATGGGAGCCCCGCATTCCAATGCACGTCGCCTTGGAACGATACTTCGATTTCGTTCGGTCGTGAGTAGGATTGAGACTGAAGGAGCTTTTCATCCCCCAAACCCTCTCAACACAAGCAACTCGAGTAACCCAAGTAACCCAAGCAGCCCATTGATTCTGGATAACCGCAAACAAATTATTTCCGGCGCCTTCGCACCCAGGCGCTTCACAAATTCGATTTCCATGAGAGATATAGCCACATGATCCGAGTCGCCATAGTGGGCTGCGGGAAGGTAGCCGAGCAACATGCTTCTCAGATTAAGAGAATCAAGAAAGCGTCCCTGGTTGGGGTGTGCGATACCGAGAGGTTGATGGCTCTCCAGATGCAGGAGCGCTTCGACGTCCCGACAGCAACCGAGAGTCTCGAAGAGTTGTTCGAGAGGGCCCGGCCCGATGTTGTGCACATAACCACTCCTCCTCAAAGCCATTATTCTCTGGCTGCGGCTTCCCTAAATGCCGGATGCCACGTTTATGTGGAAAAACCTTTCACAATAAACGCCAGGGAGGCTGAGGATCTCTTGAGGATGGCCGAAGAAAAAAAACTCAAAATCACGGCTGGCCACAACATGCAGTTTACCGTGGCATCCATGAGGATGCGAAGGCTTGTGGCTTCAGGCTTCCTGGGTGGGCCTCCTGTGCACATGGAGGCGTACTATGGTTATGATCTAGGCGACCCCACCTATGCAAAGGCTTTTTTGGGAGACCGTCACCATTGGTTGAGGCATCTCCCAGGTGGGCTCATTCAGAACGTGATCAGCCATGCTGTGGCCAAAATCGCCGAGTTTTTGGAAGGAGAACAGGCTGTGGTCAGGGCCATGGGATTTCGTAGCCCACTTCTAAGAGGCATTGGAGAGACCGAGATATTTGACGAGTTAAGGGCCATCGTATCAGACGGCCGCTCAACCACGGCTTACCTAACCTTTTCCACATGTATGCGCCCGGCCCTTCACCAGTTGCGGCTCTTTGGCCCGAAAAACGGTCTCGAGTTGGACGAGGACCATCAGAGCCTAATTAGGCTTCGAGGTGCGTCCCACAAGAGCTATCTGGAGCAATTTGTTCCCCCCTTTTCCATGGCCCGGCAGTATGCTGGGCAGGGCCTTTCCAACATCAAGGCCTTTCTCAGGCAGGACCTCCATAATGACGTGGGGATGAAGCAGCTGATGGAAACCTTCTACGGGTCTATCGAGGGCAAGAATCCACTTCCCATCTCTTACCGAGAAATCCTTCTCACAGCCAGGATCATGGACGAAATCTTCGCACAACTCCGTGAAGGGCGGGCCGAAGGTGGAGCAACCCAATGAATCAGAGCAACTCAACTAGATTGCGATATGTTCTCATCACCCCTGCCCGAAATGAAGAGGCTTTCATAAGGTTCACCATAGAGTCGGTGATCTCCCAAACCGTCCTGCCGGAGTGCTGGGTCATCGTGAGCGACGGATCTACGGACCGGACAGACGACATCGTTAAAGAGTACCTTCCGAAATACCGTTGGATTGAACTGCTGCGCCTGCCTGAAAAAAGAGACAGAAGCTTCGCAGGCAAGGTTACATGTTTTGAGGCGGGTCGCCTGAGGGCCTCCAATGTTCCCCATGAGATTTTGGGCAACTTAGATGGCGATGTGTCCTTTGAGCCCGATTACATGGAGTTTCTCATAGAAAAGTTTGAGAGCATACCAAATCTTGGGGTGGCCGGGACCCCTTTTGTCGAAGACGGGTACAGCTCCATCGCGGACAGCTTCGAGGGGGGAAACCATGTGGCTGGAGGATGCCAGTTATTCAGAAAAGAATGCTTTGATGAAATAGGAGGATACGTTCCCAATAAGGAAGGAGGCATAGACTGGATCGCAGTTACGACGGCCCGCATGAAGGGTTGGAAGACCATGTCCTTCAAGGAAAAGACATTTTTCCATCACCGCCCCCTTGGTACAGGAGGGGCGCCTGGGATTAGGGCCCTGTATCATTACGGGAGAAAGGATTACTATCTGGGGAATCACCCGATTTGGGAGATTTTGAGGTTCCTGTATCGTCTGAGCAAGAGGCCGTATGTTGTGGGAGCATTAGTCCTACTTGGAGGCTACCTATGGGCTGCAGCCACACGGATGGAACGTCCCATCTCGCCCGAACTCATGCGTTTTCACAGGCGCGAAGAGATGGAAAAGCTAAAGATGATTCTCGTTAGTCTTATGAAACTCAAGCGTTTTGACAAATACGCTGGACAATAAAGGGGAAAGCCAAATCACCACACAAATTTTCGTGGCCGAGTCTGAAGAATAACCAGGTTGGAAACTAAATTGATATACGGCATAGAATCTTCTCTGAACAAATTCATTTCTTGGCTGAATCGATTCGATGAGACCTCTTTTGACCACCAAAGCTACTATGCAGGGCCTTTCGGAAGGCGCGCAAAAGCCCTTTACTACTCCAAACCACATCTTGGAATCTTGGCAGTATCTCCTATGGTTTTGTCTGAGGCCCTCTTACCAGGTGCTAGAAAGCTTTTTTGGAAAAAGCAGCGTTTTCCCATTGCAGATGCACATTACGCCATGGGATTCGGCTACCTCTACCAGGTGTGGGGTGACACCTCTCACTATCAACGAGCCATCCACTTCCTGGAAGTTTTAATTGAGAATCGGTGCTTGGGATTTGATAATTTCTGCTGGGGTTACCCCTTCGACTGGGTGACGCGAAACGGTACCATCCGGGCCGGCACCCCTCTCATTACCACGACTCCTTATGTTTACGAAGCATTCGCCTTGGTCCACGAGATAGATCATGAGCCTCGTTGGCTCGAGATCATGCGATCCATAGCCGAGCACGCTGTCTATGACATAAAAGACTTCCCCTATGGATCCAAAGGTCGAACCTGTGCTTACACGCCTTATGATGGCAGTGGGGGAGTGGCCAATGCCAGTGCGTACAGGGCTTTTCTGCTTACAAAGGCATCAGTTGATTTCTCAGAAACCAGCTATTGGGAACTAGCAGAAAAGAACCTGAATTTTGTCCTGGAAACACAGCGAGATGATGGAAGCTGGCCATATGCAGTGGATGAGGTTAGAGATTTTGTGGACCATTTCCACACCTGCTTTGTTCTTAAGGCGCTGGCCAAGATCGAGAGGCTTACGGGCCACGATGGATGCGAGAGGGCCATCCAAAGAGGGGTGGATTATTATGTAAAAAACCTCTTCGATAAAGATGGTCTTCCCAAACCCTTTTCGCGGGCGCCGCGGCTGACCGTTTACCGAAACGAACTCTACGACTACGCCGAGTGTTTGAATCTTGGAGTTTTACTTCGAGGCCGATTTGCAGAGCTCGATCATAGGGTGGACCATGTCATGGCGGATTTACTGACCCGCTGGCAAAAACCAGACGGGTCTTTTAGATCCAGGAGGCTCTTTCTCGGCTGGGACAACGTCCCCATGCACCGCTGGGCCCAATCCCAAATATTCCGCTCGCTCTGCTTTTTCCTTCGGGAGGCCAAATTCCGATGGCCAAATTCCAATAACCAATTGGCTGAAACGCCCAAGCAAAAATCATCAAGCTAAGGCGCTCCGATCCGAGCAAGCATTGAATGAAAAGATGAAAGCAGGCGAAGAAAAAGAAACGCAAGAAAGCAGAAGGGGAAGCACAAGAGAAGAAGGGCACGGCAACAAGCATGGGTTTGACCTTGAGGAGAGGACCCTGGAGTTTGCCAAGGCGGTAATAAGGCTATGCAAGAAGGCCCAAAAGGGCTTGATCGAGAGGGAACTGGTTGCGCAGCTTGTGCGTTCAAGCGGATCGGTTGGTGCCAACTACCGGGAGGCAAATGAAGCGCTGAGCAGGAAGGATTTCCGGATGCGTATCAAGATAAGCCGCAAAGAGGCAAAGGAATCATGCTACTGGCTCGATCTCCTACAAGAGGCTGCGCCTCAGCTTCGGGACGAGATCAGGCCCCTCTGGCAAGAGGGGGACGAACTAAGGAGAATACTATCATCGATCCTCAATAAGACATCTTGAGGAGGAAACTCCAATTCTCAAGCACCAATCATCAAATAGGATTAAAGAAGAAAATCCACAAATTGGAATGGAGTATTTGACAACTTGTCAAATGTGTTTTCTGAATTGCATTGAATTGTGTGGCCGTAGAGTCTTCTTAGATGGGTGTGAATTTTGACTTGGTGATTTGCATCTATTGTAGTGTTCTACTGAATATCGCAAAATACAGTAACAAATCCATATCGTAGAACATACCCTGTTGTGGCAAAGGAAGCCATAGGGATTGTTACCTTATTATGCGCAGTTCAATATTTGGAATTTGTGATTTGATAATTGGTACTTGGCAGTATCTTTAGTGTTTTATTTGGAATTTGTGATTTGATAATTGGTGCTTGGCAGTATCTTTAGTGTTTTATTTGGAATTTGTGATTTGATAATTGGTGCTTGGCAGTATCTATAATGTGTGGCATCTGCGGTCAATATAACTTCGCCTCAGGCGAACCGGTTTCCCAGGAAACCCTCCGCCGCATGGCCAACACCATGATCCATCGCGGCCCGGATGACGAGGGCTATTTCGTCTCTGGACCATTGGGATTTGGATTTCGGAGACTGTCCATTATCGATCTGGAGGGCGGCCATCAGCCCATGTCCAATGAGGATGGCTCGGTTTGGATTGTTTTCAACGGAGAAATTTATAACTTCCCGGAACTGAGGCATGATCTGGAGGCAAAGGGCCATACATTTCTCACAAGGTCTGATACCGAGGTCATAGTCCATGGCTACGAAGAGTGGGGCGAAGAGGTACTCGATCGTTTAAATGGCATGTTTGGCTTGGCCATATGGGATGGAGCTAAGAAGAAGCTGGTTGTTGCGCGAGATCCCATGGGGATAAAGCTTGTATACTACAGGATTCAAAATGGCTCCTTCTGGTTCGGGTCTGAAATGCGACCTATCTTGGCCGCGATGCAGGAAAAACCGGATGTGGATCATCTTTCTGTCAATCTCTTCCTTCGCTACAGATATACGCCATCGCCGCTTACGATTGTAAAAGGGGTAATGAAGCTTGCGGCGGGAAGCAAGATAGTTCTTCAAGATGGTAATTATAGAATCTCTCGGTGGTACAACTTTAGGCCAGTTCCCTTCGATCCACCCAAGAGCGAGGATGAGGCAGAGGAGGAGCTTCTTGAAATCTACAAAAGGGCGATCAAGCGTCAGCTCATAAGCGATGTCCCCCTTGGGCTTCTTTTGAGTGGGGGTATCGACTCGGGTTTGTTGCTTGCTCTGATGAGCCTTTGCGGAAACGGATGGCCCACCTTCAGCATAGGTTACGGAGATTCCTATAAAGACGATGAGCTTCAAGATGCGGCACAAACAGCATCTTTGTTTGGGGCTCGCCACACCTCGATTCAAATTGACCGCCAAACCTTCGAGGAGAGCCTTGCAAAGATTGTCTCATACCTCGAAGAACCCGTTACCTCATCCTCTATTGTGCCCATGTACTTCGTCTCACAAAGGGCGCGCCAGGATGTAAAGGTGGCTTTGATAGGGCAAGGGCCTGATGAACTCTTTGGCGGTTACACCAGGCACTTGGGAATCAGGTACGGAGGTTACTGGAGGGCGCTTCCGGCGTGGATACGAAAGGGTCTGGGAAGGCTTGGTGAAACACTTCCTCGGAATGAGACATTGAAGAGAGGCCTCTATTCCCTCGATGTTATGGATGGCCTGAGGAGGTATCAGCAAGTCTTCTCCATAGTACCGGCTGAAGTGGTGGATGGTCTGTTCAGTGATGGAATCCTCCCACCAACACCTGGTGACAAAGTGCTTGAGTTTTGGGGGGATCTTGAACCATGTATGACTTATCTGGACGATCTGGGAAGATTACAGCATTTGGAGCTTCGCTCATCGCTTCCGGATGAGCTTCTCATGTTTGGCGACAAGCTGTCCATGGCCCATAGCCTGGAGGTGCGTGTGCCTTATTTGGACAAGGAGATCGTAGAGTACATTCAAGGACTTCCGGCCAATTACAAGATCAGGAATTGGTCGAGAAAATGGCTCCATCGCAGGATTTGCAATCGTTTCCTCCCCAAAGAGGTAACTCATAGAAAAAAGCGTGGCTTCGCTGTCAATGTTGTTGACCAGTGGTTCCGTGATACCTTGAAAACAAGGACAGATGACATGCTTTCCGACCCGCAATCCCTCATCTTTGATTTCATTCGACAAAGAGAAGTGGAGCGTCTTTTAAACGAGCATCGATTAGGAAATCAAAACAATTACAAGATTCTCTTCAGTTTGATAGCCCTTGAGGTATGGATGAGGTCGTCTATTGCTGCCACTGAATGATTCTTCACCTGAGGTGGAATTTAAGTATGTGAAATAAAAGGGCTATTTCAAATCATTAGTCCATTAGACGACAACTCTAAATAGATAGCATCAATAACATATCCCTTATGAAACAGGGTGGTTAATAATGTCCGGAATAGGTAAAATCTCCGTTATCGAGACTAACGACATCGGCCGAAATGTTCAGATTGCCGAATTCGCAGTCGTTCGCGAAGGGGTTAGAATTGGCAATGATGTAATCATCCACCCCCATGTGGTAATTAACCCCGGGGTAGTGATTGGCGATGGGGTGGAAATCTTCCCCGGGGCCTTAATTGGAAAAGAGCCCAAAGGGGCAGGAGCTCTTGCGCGGGTCCCTTCTTTTGATCGACGAGTTGTAATAGGCCCTGGTTGTTCTGTAGGCCCCCATGCGGTGATATTTTATGACGTTGAGATAGGGGCTAACACCCTGATAGGTGATGGCGCCTCGATCCGGGAGCAATGCCGAATCGGATCCCGATGTATCATAAGCCGCTATGTGACGATCAATTACAATACCTCCATCGGCGACCGGACCAAGGTGATGGACCTAACCCATGTAACAGGAAACTGCACAATAGGAAACGATGTCTTCATTAGCCTGAC
This window contains:
- a CDS encoding Gfo/Idh/MocA family oxidoreductase — its product is MIRVAIVGCGKVAEQHASQIKRIKKASLVGVCDTERLMALQMQERFDVPTATESLEELFERARPDVVHITTPPQSHYSLAAASLNAGCHVYVEKPFTINAREAEDLLRMAEEKKLKITAGHNMQFTVASMRMRRLVASGFLGGPPVHMEAYYGYDLGDPTYAKAFLGDRHHWLRHLPGGLIQNVISHAVAKIAEFLEGEQAVVRAMGFRSPLLRGIGETEIFDELRAIVSDGRSTTAYLTFSTCMRPALHQLRLFGPKNGLELDEDHQSLIRLRGASHKSYLEQFVPPFSMARQYAGQGLSNIKAFLRQDLHNDVGMKQLMETFYGSIEGKNPLPISYREILLTARIMDEIFAQLREGRAEGGATQ
- a CDS encoding glycosyltransferase family 2 protein, encoding MNQSNSTRLRYVLITPARNEEAFIRFTIESVISQTVLPECWVIVSDGSTDRTDDIVKEYLPKYRWIELLRLPEKRDRSFAGKVTCFEAGRLRASNVPHEILGNLDGDVSFEPDYMEFLIEKFESIPNLGVAGTPFVEDGYSSIADSFEGGNHVAGGCQLFRKECFDEIGGYVPNKEGGIDWIAVTTARMKGWKTMSFKEKTFFHHRPLGTGGAPGIRALYHYGRKDYYLGNHPIWEILRFLYRLSKRPYVVGALVLLGGYLWAAATRMERPISPELMRFHRREEMEKLKMILVSLMKLKRFDKYAGQ
- a CDS encoding four helix bundle protein, whose product is MKAGEEKETQESRRGSTREEGHGNKHGFDLEERTLEFAKAVIRLCKKAQKGLIERELVAQLVRSSGSVGANYREANEALSRKDFRMRIKISRKEAKESCYWLDLLQEAAPQLRDEIRPLWQEGDELRRILSSILNKTS
- the asnB gene encoding asparagine synthase (glutamine-hydrolyzing), coding for MAVSIMCGICGQYNFASGEPVSQETLRRMANTMIHRGPDDEGYFVSGPLGFGFRRLSIIDLEGGHQPMSNEDGSVWIVFNGEIYNFPELRHDLEAKGHTFLTRSDTEVIVHGYEEWGEEVLDRLNGMFGLAIWDGAKKKLVVARDPMGIKLVYYRIQNGSFWFGSEMRPILAAMQEKPDVDHLSVNLFLRYRYTPSPLTIVKGVMKLAAGSKIVLQDGNYRISRWYNFRPVPFDPPKSEDEAEEELLEIYKRAIKRQLISDVPLGLLLSGGIDSGLLLALMSLCGNGWPTFSIGYGDSYKDDELQDAAQTASLFGARHTSIQIDRQTFEESLAKIVSYLEEPVTSSSIVPMYFVSQRARQDVKVALIGQGPDELFGGYTRHLGIRYGGYWRALPAWIRKGLGRLGETLPRNETLKRGLYSLDVMDGLRRYQQVFSIVPAEVVDGLFSDGILPPTPGDKVLEFWGDLEPCMTYLDDLGRLQHLELRSSLPDELLMFGDKLSMAHSLEVRVPYLDKEIVEYIQGLPANYKIRNWSRKWLHRRICNRFLPKEVTHRKKRGFAVNVVDQWFRDTLKTRTDDMLSDPQSLIFDFIRQREVERLLNEHRLGNQNNYKILFSLIALEVWMRSSIAATE